In the genome of Halobacteriovorax sp. DA5, the window GTTGAAATTGATTTGATTTTGACAGATAGAGTACTTGACCCTGTTGAACATAATATCGATTTAAGTATTAGAACGGCATTTCAATTAAAAGATTCAAATCTTTATATGAAAAGAGTTACACAAATCGACCGTGTTATTTGTGCTTCCCCTTACTATATTGATCATTTTAAAAAGCCAACAAACCTTGAATCTTTAAGCAGGCATAACTGCTTGCTATATCTAAGAGGAGATAGCCCTTTTATTTGGAGCTTCAAGAAAGGTCAAAAGATTAGTCATATTCAAGTACAAGGCTCATATAAATCGAATAATTTAATGTCTCTCATAAAGGCTTGTGAGTTAGGAGTTGGGATTCTCAATGTACCTCGTTACTTAGTAGATGAACAAATACAAAGAGGTGAGTTAATTGAATTATTTAAGAGTTGGGAGCTTCCATCTCATAGTCTATTTTTCTTAACCTCTAGAAAACCTTCTAGTTCAAAGAAACTAGAAGTATTAGAAGAGTTTTTATCGGAGAGATTGACATAAAAAAGATAAGTGAAAAACTTGATTCATATATTATTCATGAGGAAGCGCAGGAATATAATGGTTGTTCATATATATATGAAGGAAAGTACTATATTCAACGATCTTCCAAAGTAACACCTAAGAAAGTTGGCCAATTTGTCACATTGTGGAAGAGAGACGAAAGTGGAAAAACAATACCATACCACTTAAATGACCCTCTCGATTATGTTTTGATTATTTGCGATACAGAAAGTGAACAGGGTTACTTCTTATTTCCAAAAGATGCTCTAGTGAAAAAAGGTATTCTCTCTAGTGAATATAAAGAAGGAAAGCGTGGATTTCGTCTTTACCCCAAATGGGATCAAGCTACTAGTAAACAGGCTATCAGTTCACAAAAATGGCAACTCGATTATTTCTTTAATGGAACTTTTCAAGGGATTCGTTAGAAGCTAGTATAGCCAAATGAAAAGATTAATACTTGTTACAGTTTTATGGGCATTTTCATTTAGTCTAATAGGGCAATATATTGCTGGTAAGATGGATACCTATCTGGCCATATTTCTAAGACTCCTTTTCGCATTCTTAGTGTTTGTTCCATTTTTAAATTTTAGAAATATTTTTAGAGTAGAATCTCTTAAGACAATGCTCATTGGAATATTGCAAATCGGAGTGATGTACCTCTTTTATTACAATTCCTTTAAGTATCTATCAGTATCAGAAGTAGCACTTTTTACTATTTCAACACCTCTCATTATTTCAATTATTGGAAATATTATTGAGAGACGCTTTATCTTAAGACAGCTCTTCAGTGTTTTCTTAGTTGTTTTTGGTGCGGCCATCATAAAGTGGAGTGAGATCTCAAATGACTATATTATCGGCTTCTTACTTGTTCAGGGAGCAAATATCTGTTTTGGACTAGGACAGGTTCTTTATCGCAAGATAATCTCTGAACAAAATCAGATGCAAAAATTTGCACTGTTCTTTTTAGGTGCCCTTATTCCAATCTCATTTGTTTTAATCTCTAGATCAACCTTCGCAAATCTTTCACAAATTACATCCTTGCAGTGGGGAGTCTTGTTGTGGTTAGGCTTTATTGCATCTGGTGTGTGTTACTATCTTTGGAATACTGGTTCTAAGCAAGTTTCATACGGAGAACTCGCTGTTATGAATAATGCAGTTATCCCTGCAGCTATACTTGTTAACGTCTTCTTCTGGGGAGCAAAGATTCAATGGACATCATTTCTACTCGGTGCTTTCATTATAATTTGTGGTATTTTGATTGAAAATAGGAGAACTCAAGATTGTTAATGTAAGAGTTGTGAATATTATTTAAGTTTTTTTGTCCTAAACTGAAATGCTAGAATACATGTATGAAAGCAAATAGTATTCGCACAGAAGTCATTGCAGGAATCACAACCTTCTTAACGATGAGTTATATTATTTTTGTTAATCCACTCATCTTATCATCAGATGGCACGGGAATGTCTTTTTCTGCTGTTATGACAGGGACTATCCTGGCCAGTTTCGTTGCAACACTTCTTATGGGTCTCATCGCAAAGCTACCTTTTGCCCTTGCTCCTGGAATGGGGCTTAATGCTTTCTTTACTTATACATTAATTCTCGACCAAAAAATTCCCTGGGAGCAAGCCTTGGGCCTGGTCTTTTGGTCAGGTGTTGTCTTTGTTATCTTGTCAGTGACGCCATTTAGAGAGAAGTTAGTTAAATCGATTCCAAAGAACTTAAGAATGGCCATGGCCGTTGGGATCGGTATTTTCCTTGCATTCATTGGTCTTAAGAATACCGGCATTATCATTGACCATCCAGTAACACTTGTTCAAACAGCACCGCTTTCAAGTGAGGGGGGAGCAGTCATCCTTGGCTTTGTTCTTATTATTGCCTTATTTAAGAAGAATATTCCTGGAAGTCTTCTGATAGGGATATTTTTTACTTGGACACTAGGAGCTCTCTTTGGAAAGTCGACTCTTCCTGAAAACTTCTTTGCAACTCCTGACTTTAGCTACTTTATGCAAGCAGATATCTTGGGGGCCATAAAGATTGCTTATATCCCAAGTATTCTCACTCTTATGATGACTGATCTTTTTGATTCATTATCGACTTTCATTGGAGTTGCAGAGACAGCTAATCTTAAAAATGAAAAGGGTGAAATTAAGAATATGAAACAGGCCCTAACTGTTGATGCACTTGCGACTCTCTTTTCTGCGTTCTTTGGAACTTCTACGACAACAACCTTTGTCGAAAGTTCCGCAGGAGTAAGCGTCGGTGGCCGCACAGGATTAACATCAGTTATTACAGCGATTTGTTTTCTTCCTTTTCTCTTTCTTGCTCCATTTGCACAGTCCATTCCAAGCTATGCAACGGCTCCAGTTCTTATCTTTGTTGGCATCCTCATGTTTAAGAATATCTCATCAATAAATTTCGAAAAATTTGAAGAAATGATTCCTGCATTCTTATGTATTGTACTTATTCCACTAAGCTTCTCAATTACAACGGGAATCATGTGGGGATTATTTGTTCATACTATTTTATATATTGTTGCTGGTCGTATAAAGGACTTAAGCCTTACAGAATGCTTACTTTCTATTGTTGCCGGTCTATATATAATTTTTCATTGATCTCTATCAAATATTTTTTAAGTTTTTATTGGTATATTAGGATTAAGGAGTGAAAAATGAAAAAAATTATTATCTGTGAATCATGCGGTGCAATTAATCGAATTGATAAAACAAAACTTTC includes:
- a CDS encoding LysR family transcriptional regulator encodes the protein MEIIEKTTFDRLYALQVATVVAREGTFAKAAKFLGTSASNITKEIQKLESYLGVVLFKRTTRSFVLTEEGMLTLEKSKNLLEELNNLEEQLHGVVDSVKGVIRITAPTTIGQSFLASIFAEFQLHYPYVEIDLILTDRVLDPVEHNIDLSIRTAFQLKDSNLYMKRVTQIDRVICASPYYIDHFKKPTNLESLSRHNCLLYLRGDSPFIWSFKKGQKISHIQVQGSYKSNNLMSLIKACELGVGILNVPRYLVDEQIQRGELIELFKSWELPSHSLFFLTSRKPSSSKKLEVLEEFLSERLT
- a CDS encoding MepB family protein gives rise to the protein MHEEAQEYNGCSYIYEGKYYIQRSSKVTPKKVGQFVTLWKRDESGKTIPYHLNDPLDYVLIICDTESEQGYFLFPKDALVKKGILSSEYKEGKRGFRLYPKWDQATSKQAISSQKWQLDYFFNGTFQGIR
- a CDS encoding EamA family transporter; its protein translation is MKRLILVTVLWAFSFSLIGQYIAGKMDTYLAIFLRLLFAFLVFVPFLNFRNIFRVESLKTMLIGILQIGVMYLFYYNSFKYLSVSEVALFTISTPLIISIIGNIIERRFILRQLFSVFLVVFGAAIIKWSEISNDYIIGFLLVQGANICFGLGQVLYRKIISEQNQMQKFALFFLGALIPISFVLISRSTFANLSQITSLQWGVLLWLGFIASGVCYYLWNTGSKQVSYGELAVMNNAVIPAAILVNVFFWGAKIQWTSFLLGAFIIICGILIENRRTQDC
- a CDS encoding NCS2 family permease, which translates into the protein MKANSIRTEVIAGITTFLTMSYIIFVNPLILSSDGTGMSFSAVMTGTILASFVATLLMGLIAKLPFALAPGMGLNAFFTYTLILDQKIPWEQALGLVFWSGVVFVILSVTPFREKLVKSIPKNLRMAMAVGIGIFLAFIGLKNTGIIIDHPVTLVQTAPLSSEGGAVILGFVLIIALFKKNIPGSLLIGIFFTWTLGALFGKSTLPENFFATPDFSYFMQADILGAIKIAYIPSILTLMMTDLFDSLSTFIGVAETANLKNEKGEIKNMKQALTVDALATLFSAFFGTSTTTTFVESSAGVSVGGRTGLTSVITAICFLPFLFLAPFAQSIPSYATAPVLIFVGILMFKNISSINFEKFEEMIPAFLCIVLIPLSFSITTGIMWGLFVHTILYIVAGRIKDLSLTECLLSIVAGLYIIFH